A single genomic interval of Polyangium spumosum harbors:
- a CDS encoding carboxypeptidase regulatory-like domain-containing protein codes for MTAPRRAWSYALATFVAMLVLPLVVWLVLPRPGPPAKPPRPRATAAALATPEHVPAASSTPAPRAPSKPAIAKEDELPAEDEVTGTVVDSDGQPVARAAVGCDDRGAQMTTLSDMEGHFRLPAEASGCLVVAHHSQHPSSERVRVELGKDNVVKLGAGGAIEGVVVDEQGAPVPSYRLTVELFLPNTEGVDIGVRGRPRKVDDPAGAFRMEKLPPGKYVLGASAEGHPPGKSETVEVEVGQTARNVRIALPRTATLSGTVLDEETKKPIAGATVRLDGIAGGGGFDIATPVTTDAEGAFSLVGVPPGPFSVRVEHASYKSRIVPGLTTRGASTIREDITLRARGDGGSESELEGIGAILVPTATGIVVSSLVENGPGAKAGLQRGDKLLRIDGVSALEMTLPDAIQRLRGPAGSRVTISVAREGEASVEVMVTRERIER; via the coding sequence GTGACCGCGCCCCGGCGCGCCTGGTCGTACGCGCTCGCGACCTTCGTCGCGATGCTGGTGCTTCCGCTCGTCGTGTGGCTCGTCTTGCCGCGCCCCGGTCCGCCCGCGAAGCCGCCGCGCCCGCGCGCCACCGCCGCGGCCCTCGCGACGCCCGAGCACGTGCCTGCGGCGAGCTCGACGCCCGCGCCGCGCGCTCCGTCGAAGCCCGCGATCGCCAAGGAGGACGAGCTGCCGGCCGAGGACGAGGTGACCGGGACCGTGGTCGACTCCGACGGGCAACCGGTCGCGCGCGCGGCCGTCGGCTGCGACGATCGCGGCGCGCAGATGACGACCCTGAGCGACATGGAAGGTCATTTCCGCCTGCCTGCGGAGGCCTCGGGGTGCCTCGTCGTCGCGCATCACTCGCAGCACCCTTCGTCCGAGCGCGTGCGCGTCGAGCTCGGCAAGGACAACGTCGTGAAGCTCGGCGCGGGCGGCGCGATCGAGGGCGTGGTCGTCGACGAGCAAGGCGCGCCGGTGCCGTCGTATCGCCTCACGGTCGAGCTCTTCTTGCCGAACACCGAGGGCGTCGACATCGGCGTACGTGGTCGGCCGAGGAAGGTGGACGACCCGGCAGGGGCGTTCCGCATGGAAAAACTCCCGCCGGGGAAGTACGTGCTCGGCGCGAGCGCGGAGGGGCATCCGCCGGGCAAGAGCGAGACGGTCGAGGTCGAGGTCGGACAGACGGCGCGCAACGTGCGCATCGCCCTGCCGCGTACGGCGACGCTCTCGGGCACGGTGCTCGACGAGGAGACGAAGAAGCCCATCGCGGGGGCCACGGTGCGGCTCGACGGCATCGCGGGTGGTGGAGGCTTCGACATCGCGACGCCCGTGACGACGGACGCGGAAGGCGCGTTCTCGCTCGTGGGCGTGCCGCCTGGGCCCTTCTCGGTGCGCGTGGAGCACGCGAGTTACAAGAGCCGGATCGTGCCGGGTTTGACCACGCGCGGCGCGTCGACCATCCGCGAGGACATCACGCTCCGCGCCCGCGGCGACGGCGGCAGCGAGAGCGAGCTCGAGGGCATCGGCGCGATCCTCGTGCCCACGGCGACTGGCATCGTCGTCTCGTCGCTCGTCGAGAACGGCCCTGGGGCGAAGGCGGGGCTCCAGCGCGGGGACAAGCTTCTGCGCATCGACGGCGTATCGGCCCTCGAGATGACGCTGCCCGACGCGATCCAGAGGCTCCGCGGGCCCGCCGGCTCGCGCGTCACGATCTCGGTCGCGCGTGAGGGCGAGGCAAGCGTCGAGGTGATGGTGACGCGCGAGCGCATCGAGCGGTAG
- the polA gene encoding DNA polymerase I codes for MVTRKAELPPPGAPDVLYIIDLSGYVFRAYHAIQTPLTSPTGEPTHATYGTVSMLSKLVDERKPAFLAVAMDSPGRTFRDDLDERYKAHRPAPPPDLHVQMARCKEIVEAYRIPIYIAEGLEADDLLAVAVARAKERGLRVVIVSSDKDLMQLVDADRVMLWDGRDKVYGPTEVEEKFGVPPAQLRDLLALVGDTSDNVPGVPGVGLKTAADLLKEFGTLDGVYAGLDRVKRQKIRDNLREHEADARLSQKLVSLHMEAEVDFDFEALRYGGADVARLRALFTELGFTRFIKAVPASAPVGGKRRAITTRDELAAFAAEVQKAGRLAIEVHATSREAMRAHVCGLALAHERGQSVYVPIGHRYLGVPAQLVMADIAAVLGPILADPAIVKLGHDLKFSDVLLRRHGLSLRGVTFDTMLASYLLDAEASHELADVAERDAGVKMQPFEELAPKKRGQAQRALDDVEIEQATGYAAAFPEVVLTLAEQQTPRLEAAHLGDLFTKIELPLASVLAQMEYTGVLVDPKALASLGEEMAKELAVLEKRAHDAAGKEWNLASPRQLETILFDELKLRSLRKTKTGRSTDADVLEQLSEDHPLPGIVLEHRAIAKLKGTYVDALPKLVHPETGRIHTRWSQAVAATGRLSSQDPNLQNIPIRTELGRHIRRAFVAPPGYVVLSADYSQIELRVLAHLSKDPVLVDAFRTGQDVHTRTAMEIFGVEASEVTAEMRARSKTINFGVIYGMGEAALARRLDIPRADAARFIDAYFQRYRGVHEFMERTMTEARHTQVVQTMLGRRRMVPDVHSSDRGRRAYAERIAQNTPIQGSSADLLKLAMVRLGEPVVPGARMVLTVHDELTFEVPADRVEEAKEKVREVMETVFPLDVPLVVNVGAGSTWADAH; via the coding sequence ATGGTCACCCGCAAGGCCGAGCTGCCGCCGCCGGGCGCGCCCGATGTCCTCTACATCATCGACCTGTCGGGGTACGTCTTCCGCGCCTACCACGCGATCCAGACGCCCCTCACGAGCCCCACGGGCGAGCCCACGCACGCCACCTACGGCACCGTGAGCATGCTGTCGAAGCTCGTCGACGAGCGCAAACCGGCGTTCCTCGCGGTCGCGATGGACTCGCCCGGGCGCACGTTCCGCGACGATCTCGACGAGCGTTACAAGGCGCATCGCCCCGCGCCGCCGCCGGACCTCCACGTGCAGATGGCGCGCTGCAAGGAGATCGTCGAGGCCTACCGCATCCCGATCTACATCGCCGAGGGCCTCGAGGCCGACGATCTGCTCGCCGTCGCGGTCGCGCGCGCGAAGGAGCGGGGCCTGCGCGTCGTGATCGTGAGCAGCGACAAGGACCTGATGCAGCTCGTCGACGCCGATCGCGTGATGCTCTGGGACGGTCGCGACAAGGTCTACGGCCCGACCGAGGTCGAGGAGAAGTTCGGCGTGCCGCCCGCGCAGCTCCGCGACCTGCTCGCGCTCGTCGGCGACACGAGCGACAACGTGCCCGGCGTGCCCGGCGTCGGCTTGAAGACGGCCGCGGACCTCTTGAAGGAGTTCGGCACGCTCGACGGCGTGTACGCGGGGCTCGATCGCGTCAAGCGCCAGAAGATCCGCGACAACTTGCGCGAGCACGAGGCGGACGCGCGCCTCTCGCAGAAGCTCGTCAGCTTGCACATGGAGGCGGAGGTCGACTTCGACTTCGAGGCCCTCCGCTACGGCGGCGCTGACGTCGCGCGGCTGCGGGCTCTCTTCACGGAGCTCGGCTTCACGCGCTTCATCAAGGCCGTGCCCGCCTCGGCGCCCGTCGGCGGCAAGCGGCGCGCGATCACCACGCGTGACGAGCTCGCAGCGTTCGCCGCCGAGGTGCAGAAGGCCGGCAGGCTCGCGATCGAGGTCCACGCGACCTCGCGCGAGGCCATGCGCGCGCACGTCTGCGGCCTCGCGCTCGCCCACGAGCGTGGCCAGAGCGTCTACGTGCCGATCGGCCATCGTTACCTCGGCGTGCCGGCGCAGCTCGTCATGGCCGACATCGCCGCGGTCCTCGGCCCGATCCTCGCCGACCCCGCGATCGTGAAGCTCGGCCACGACCTGAAGTTCTCGGACGTCCTCTTGCGCCGGCACGGCCTCTCGCTCCGCGGCGTCACGTTCGACACGATGCTCGCGAGTTACCTGCTCGACGCGGAGGCCTCGCACGAGCTCGCCGACGTCGCCGAGCGCGACGCGGGCGTGAAGATGCAGCCCTTCGAGGAGCTCGCGCCGAAGAAGCGCGGGCAAGCGCAGCGCGCGCTCGACGACGTCGAGATCGAGCAAGCGACCGGCTACGCCGCCGCCTTCCCCGAGGTGGTGCTCACGCTCGCCGAGCAGCAGACGCCGCGCCTCGAGGCCGCGCACCTCGGTGACCTCTTCACGAAGATCGAGCTCCCGCTCGCGTCCGTGCTCGCGCAGATGGAGTACACGGGCGTGCTCGTCGATCCGAAGGCGCTCGCCTCGCTCGGCGAGGAGATGGCCAAGGAGCTCGCGGTCCTCGAGAAGCGCGCGCACGACGCCGCGGGCAAGGAGTGGAACCTCGCCTCGCCGAGGCAGCTCGAGACCATCCTGTTCGACGAGCTCAAGCTGCGCAGCCTGCGCAAGACGAAGACGGGCCGCTCGACGGACGCGGACGTGCTCGAGCAGCTCTCCGAGGATCACCCGCTGCCGGGGATCGTGCTCGAACATCGCGCGATCGCGAAGCTCAAGGGCACGTACGTCGACGCGCTTCCGAAGCTCGTGCACCCGGAGACCGGGCGCATCCACACGCGCTGGAGCCAGGCCGTCGCGGCCACGGGCCGCCTCTCGTCGCAGGACCCGAACCTGCAGAACATCCCGATCCGGACCGAGCTAGGCCGCCACATCCGGCGCGCGTTCGTGGCGCCGCCGGGGTACGTCGTGCTCAGCGCCGACTACTCGCAGATCGAGCTCCGCGTGCTCGCGCATCTGTCGAAGGACCCGGTGCTCGTCGACGCCTTCCGCACGGGGCAGGACGTGCACACGCGCACGGCGATGGAGATCTTCGGCGTCGAGGCCTCCGAGGTGACGGCCGAGATGCGCGCGCGGAGCAAGACGATCAACTTCGGCGTGATCTACGGCATGGGCGAGGCCGCGCTCGCGAGGCGGCTCGACATCCCGCGCGCCGATGCCGCGCGCTTCATCGACGCGTACTTCCAGCGTTACCGCGGCGTGCACGAGTTCATGGAGCGCACGATGACGGAGGCGCGGCACACGCAGGTCGTCCAGACGATGCTCGGTCGAAGGCGCATGGTGCCCGACGTGCACAGCTCCGATCGCGGCCGGCGCGCCTACGCCGAGCGCATCGCGCAGAACACGCCGATCCAGGGGTCGAGCGCGGATCTCTTGAAGCTCGCGATGGTTCGTCTGGGCGAGCCGGTGGTCCCGGGCGCGCGGATGGTCCTGACGGTCCACGACGAGCTCACCTTCGAGGTGCCCGCGGATCGCGTGGAGGAGGCGAAGGAGAAGGTGCGCGAGGTGATGGAGACGGTGTTCCCGCTCGACGTGCCGCTCGTGGTGAACGTGGGCGCGGGGTCGACCTGGGCCGACGCACATTAG
- the rpsT gene encoding 30S ribosomal protein S20, whose product MANHASAEKRNRQRIKRTARNRAAKSALRTELKKARAQIVAAPADSTNTVREAIGALDMAAHKGTIPRKRASRLQGRLARALHKASKAVETRG is encoded by the coding sequence ATGGCCAATCACGCATCTGCCGAAAAGCGCAACCGCCAGCGCATCAAGAGGACGGCTCGTAACCGCGCCGCCAAGTCCGCCCTCCGCACCGAGCTGAAGAAGGCGCGCGCCCAGATCGTGGCCGCCCCCGCGGACTCGACGAACACCGTTCGTGAGGCCATCGGCGCGCTCGACATGGCCGCGCACAAGGGCACGATCCCCCGCAAGCGCGCCTCGCGCCTGCAGGGTCGCCTCGCCCGCGCGCTGCACAAGGCGAGCAAGGCCGTCGAGACCCGCGGCTGA
- a CDS encoding RNA polymerase sigma factor: MGKPTDRELVEQARAGNAQAFGTLVQRYQRRIFRLAFHLVRTGAEAEDVTQETFVRAYQALDRFDGRSEPFTWLYRIAVNLSLNTIRARKPKRDAVPADDPRIEPLLAEHRSSHGSDPARIAQERQLTKALCEGIDKLSDTLRTTLVLVCIDGMGHEEAARVLDCPEGTVAWRVHEARRKLREHLEKQGFGGDAA; encoded by the coding sequence ATGGGCAAACCGACGGATCGTGAGCTCGTGGAGCAGGCACGCGCCGGGAACGCGCAAGCGTTCGGGACGCTCGTGCAGCGTTACCAGCGGCGCATCTTCCGCCTCGCGTTCCACCTCGTGCGTACGGGCGCGGAGGCCGAGGACGTGACGCAAGAGACCTTCGTTCGAGCCTACCAGGCGCTCGACCGCTTCGACGGCCGGAGCGAGCCGTTCACGTGGCTCTATCGCATCGCCGTCAACCTCTCGCTCAACACCATCCGCGCCCGCAAGCCGAAGCGCGACGCCGTGCCCGCGGACGACCCGCGCATCGAGCCCCTGCTCGCCGAGCATCGCTCGTCGCACGGCTCGGATCCGGCGCGCATCGCGCAGGAGCGTCAGCTCACGAAGGCGCTGTGCGAGGGCATCGACAAGCTGTCGGACACGCTCCGGACCACGCTGGTCCTCGTGTGCATCGACGGCATGGGCCACGAAGAGGCCGCGCGGGTGCTCGATTGTCCCGAAGGCACGGTCGCGTGGCGCGTGCACGAAGCGCGGCGCAAGCTGCGCGAGCATCTCGAAAAGCAAGGGTTTGGAGGGGACGCGGCATGA
- a CDS encoding S41 family peptidase has protein sequence MRMSAPRWLRTAGLVLAAFAGGAVTSQAVHARNQASSPYDPFDQLSWVLVLVENHYVDPAQRNKIVEGAIKGMVAELDPHSAYMDPKEYALFQSDTEGKFGGIGVEVDFRDERVTVLAPMEGSPAARAGVKPGDEIVAIEGKPVRGERLEKIIGLMRGPAGSRVRLTLRRQGVSEPIQLDLAREEIHVASVVGKRLDNDVGYVKLRQFQAGTHEELLRVTKKLREESQRPLRGVLLDMRNNPGGLVDEAEAVADEMLDTGLIYTTRHRGKVIDTAKANGGGALANLPIVALVNEYSASSSELVAGALQDNRRAQVIGSSTFGKGSVQTIFDLPGGAGMRLTTMRYYTPSGRSIQAQGIKPDVVVEASRPLQPGEVVRESDLDGHLPAEAGGGTGNTNVARGPIVRATADDTGPARDVPTDPTKGSDFVLATGYKMLIERLGTAAR, from the coding sequence ATGCGCATGTCCGCTCCCCGATGGCTCCGGACCGCCGGACTCGTGCTCGCCGCTTTCGCCGGCGGCGCGGTGACGAGCCAGGCCGTACACGCGAGGAACCAGGCGAGTAGCCCGTACGACCCCTTCGACCAGCTCTCCTGGGTGCTCGTGCTCGTCGAGAACCACTACGTGGATCCCGCGCAACGAAACAAGATCGTGGAGGGCGCGATCAAGGGGATGGTGGCCGAGCTCGATCCGCACTCGGCGTACATGGACCCGAAGGAGTACGCGCTCTTCCAGAGCGACACCGAGGGGAAATTCGGCGGCATCGGCGTCGAGGTCGACTTCCGCGACGAGCGCGTGACGGTGCTCGCGCCGATGGAGGGTTCACCCGCCGCGCGCGCCGGGGTGAAGCCCGGCGACGAGATCGTGGCGATCGAGGGCAAGCCCGTGCGCGGCGAGCGGCTCGAGAAGATCATCGGGTTGATGCGAGGCCCCGCAGGGTCACGCGTGCGGCTCACGCTGCGCAGGCAAGGCGTCTCGGAGCCGATCCAGCTCGACCTCGCGCGCGAGGAGATCCACGTGGCGAGCGTGGTGGGCAAGCGGCTGGACAACGACGTGGGGTACGTGAAGCTGCGCCAGTTCCAGGCCGGGACGCACGAGGAGCTCCTGCGCGTGACGAAGAAGCTGCGCGAGGAGAGCCAGCGGCCGCTGCGCGGCGTCTTGCTCGACATGCGCAACAACCCCGGCGGGCTCGTCGACGAGGCCGAGGCGGTGGCCGACGAGATGCTCGACACGGGCCTCATCTACACGACGCGGCATCGCGGCAAGGTGATCGACACCGCGAAGGCGAACGGAGGCGGCGCGCTCGCGAACCTCCCGATCGTGGCGCTCGTGAACGAGTACTCGGCGAGCTCGTCGGAGCTCGTCGCAGGCGCGCTGCAGGACAACCGACGCGCGCAGGTGATCGGGTCGTCGACGTTCGGCAAGGGGAGCGTGCAGACGATCTTCGATCTGCCGGGCGGCGCCGGGATGCGGCTCACGACGATGCGCTACTACACGCCGAGCGGTCGGTCGATCCAGGCGCAAGGGATCAAGCCCGATGTGGTGGTCGAGGCGAGCCGGCCGCTGCAGCCCGGCGAGGTGGTGCGCGAGAGCGACCTCGACGGGCATCTGCCCGCAGAAGCAGGCGGCGGGACCGGGAACACGAACGTCGCGCGTGGGCCGATCGTGCGAGCGACCGCCGACGATACGGGGCCCGCGCGCGACGTGCCGACGGACCCGACGAAGGGCTCCGACTTCGTGCTGGCCACGGGCTACAAGATGCTGATCGAGCGGCTCGGGACGGCGGCGCGTTAG
- a CDS encoding FAD-binding protein produces MSHKVLVLGAGAAGLSAAFAAKNSGADVVLVSAGAGASSLGGGAVDDVPWEERVRAARTLGSPIELHAISLEVQSFSDALGIWDLPDQAPPPFVATVAGRLRPARGRDKGLLDLGALRGKRVLLPRTPRAGWDADAIAATLSDDPLARRAGLRFEAFDAPVLRFADEARISDGDLAARHDDPARIGWLAERLREAIGAETRLRDGEPASAVLLGSWLGARAASAAELSARVGVPVGEALVGVGSAAGLRFDAAQKRLLDALGVQRIRDRAVSLVHDGARFLLTRSHDTARIAADAVVIAMGGVAGGGIVYEPPEHGAGEDLPPRGRVPFALSIDAPVALALGRGPLDVVASMQGPELDQTAWPRDAAPSALEAVGVHAPGGRAAPGLFVAGDALAGRPRTLLEAVTSGLRAGRAAASA; encoded by the coding sequence GTGAGCCACAAGGTCCTCGTCCTCGGCGCGGGCGCGGCGGGCCTCTCGGCCGCGTTCGCCGCGAAGAACAGCGGCGCCGACGTCGTCCTCGTCTCGGCCGGCGCGGGCGCGAGCTCGCTCGGCGGCGGCGCCGTCGACGACGTGCCCTGGGAGGAGCGCGTGCGCGCGGCGCGTACGCTCGGCAGCCCGATCGAGCTCCACGCCATTTCATTGGAGGTCCAATCGTTCTCCGACGCGCTCGGGATCTGGGACCTGCCGGATCAGGCCCCGCCTCCGTTCGTCGCGACGGTCGCGGGCCGCCTTCGCCCCGCGCGTGGCCGCGACAAGGGCCTGCTCGATCTCGGCGCGCTCCGGGGCAAGCGGGTGCTCTTGCCCCGGACCCCGCGCGCCGGCTGGGACGCCGACGCCATCGCCGCGACGCTCTCCGACGATCCGCTCGCGCGCCGCGCGGGCCTCCGCTTCGAGGCCTTCGACGCGCCCGTCCTGCGCTTCGCCGACGAGGCGCGGATCTCCGACGGAGACCTCGCGGCGCGGCACGACGACCCGGCGCGGATCGGCTGGCTCGCCGAGCGTTTGCGCGAGGCCATCGGCGCGGAGACGCGCCTCCGCGACGGCGAACCCGCTTCTGCGGTGCTGCTCGGCTCCTGGCTCGGCGCGCGCGCGGCGAGCGCGGCAGAGCTCTCCGCGCGGGTCGGTGTTCCCGTCGGCGAGGCGCTCGTCGGCGTCGGCTCTGCGGCGGGCCTGCGCTTCGATGCGGCGCAGAAGAGGCTGCTCGACGCGCTCGGCGTGCAGCGGATCCGCGACCGCGCCGTCTCGCTCGTCCACGACGGCGCGCGTTTCCTCCTCACGCGCTCGCACGACACCGCGCGGATCGCGGCCGACGCCGTGGTGATCGCGATGGGCGGCGTCGCGGGCGGCGGCATCGTCTACGAGCCTCCCGAGCATGGAGCCGGCGAGGACCTCCCGCCGAGGGGCCGTGTCCCCTTCGCGCTCTCGATCGACGCGCCCGTCGCGCTCGCGCTCGGCCGGGGCCCGCTCGACGTCGTCGCTTCGATGCAAGGCCCCGAGCTCGATCAGACCGCGTGGCCCAGGGACGCCGCGCCTTCCGCGCTCGAAGCCGTCGGCGTACATGCGCCCGGCGGCCGCGCCGCGCCGGGCCTCTTCGTCGCGGGCGACGCCCTCGCGGGCCGCCCGCGCACGCTGCTCGAGGCCGTCACGTCGGGCCTGCGCGCGGGCCGCGCTGCAGCCTCTGCCTAA
- a CDS encoding glycerol-3-phosphate dehydrogenase/oxidase yields MPRPVKNSAKAEPRRSDHDVDVVVIGGGVNGTGVARDASMRGLRVALFERNDLAFGASGNNSGLIHGGPRYMLNDPNVTATSCRDSGYIQRIAPHMLHRVPFLMPVENKGRAKIMFALIDAFFEAYDRYQPLKHGKKHAMLTAEEMQRLEPGLRGNMVGGISFDEWGIDGARLCAANAVDASERGARIFVGCTVERIERREDTGEVVAVHYRDRRTGGTGSLRTGTVINATGAWAPITASLGRVAPTRARVRPGKGIHVVYDRRLLNYAVAAQTIDGRQIFVAPWQNMTIVGTTDDDFYGDLDEVRATSEEVRYLVQGVARVFPQIHTARAIGTYAGVRPTLYAYGPHEDRLSREHEIVDHAEHQAPGVYSMIGGKLASYRIFAEEMTDVLAARFDLGARCATHERPLPGGDAPVDAIELAARMEIDPVAARRLVFRHGSRSLRIAERVHERPREAAIVCACEPVIEAEVRHVVRTEWARSVSDVARRTRLGLGACGGMRCAARCGQIVAQELELPPREGLQQAARFLARQAQTRAVALGPEQAQQEALAIAAVRAELGVDARDLEEGEAA; encoded by the coding sequence ATGCCGCGCCCCGTCAAGAACTCCGCCAAAGCCGAGCCTCGCCGATCCGACCACGACGTCGACGTCGTCGTGATCGGCGGCGGCGTGAACGGGACCGGCGTCGCCCGCGACGCCTCCATGCGAGGCCTGCGCGTCGCGCTCTTCGAACGCAACGACCTCGCCTTCGGCGCGAGCGGCAACAACAGCGGCCTCATCCACGGCGGCCCGCGGTACATGCTGAACGACCCGAACGTGACGGCGACCTCGTGCCGCGACTCGGGCTACATCCAGCGCATCGCGCCGCACATGCTTCACCGCGTCCCGTTCTTGATGCCCGTCGAGAACAAGGGCCGCGCGAAGATCATGTTCGCCCTCATCGACGCGTTTTTCGAGGCCTACGACCGCTACCAGCCGCTCAAGCACGGCAAGAAGCACGCGATGCTCACGGCCGAGGAGATGCAGCGCCTCGAGCCGGGCCTGCGCGGCAACATGGTCGGCGGCATCAGCTTCGACGAGTGGGGCATCGACGGCGCGCGGCTCTGCGCGGCCAACGCCGTCGACGCGAGCGAGCGCGGCGCGCGTATCTTCGTCGGCTGCACGGTGGAGCGGATCGAGCGGCGCGAGGACACGGGCGAGGTCGTCGCGGTCCATTACCGCGACCGGCGCACGGGCGGGACGGGCTCGCTGCGCACGGGCACGGTCATCAACGCGACGGGCGCGTGGGCCCCGATCACGGCGTCGCTCGGCCGCGTCGCGCCGACCCGCGCGCGCGTCCGCCCCGGCAAGGGCATCCACGTCGTCTACGACCGGCGCCTCTTGAACTACGCCGTCGCCGCGCAGACCATCGACGGCCGGCAGATCTTCGTCGCGCCCTGGCAGAACATGACGATCGTCGGCACGACCGACGACGACTTCTACGGCGACCTCGACGAGGTCCGCGCGACGAGCGAGGAGGTGCGTTACCTCGTGCAGGGCGTCGCCCGCGTCTTCCCGCAGATCCACACGGCGCGCGCGATCGGCACCTACGCCGGCGTCAGGCCGACGCTCTACGCCTACGGCCCGCACGAGGATCGGCTCTCGCGCGAGCACGAGATCGTCGACCACGCCGAGCACCAGGCGCCGGGCGTCTACTCGATGATCGGCGGCAAGCTCGCGAGCTACCGCATCTTCGCCGAGGAGATGACCGACGTCCTCGCGGCGCGCTTCGACCTCGGCGCGCGCTGCGCCACGCACGAGCGCCCGCTGCCCGGCGGCGACGCGCCCGTCGACGCGATCGAGCTCGCCGCGCGGATGGAGATCGATCCCGTCGCGGCGCGGCGGCTCGTGTTCCGGCACGGGTCACGCTCGCTGCGCATCGCCGAGCGCGTGCACGAGCGTCCCCGCGAGGCGGCGATCGTGTGCGCGTGCGAGCCGGTGATCGAGGCCGAGGTGCGGCACGTGGTGCGGACCGAGTGGGCCCGCTCGGTCTCCGATGTCGCGCGCAGGACGCGGCTCGGCCTCGGCGCGTGCGGCGGCATGCGTTGCGCCGCGCGTTGTGGGCAAATCGTGGCGCAGGAGCTCGAGCTGCCGCCGCGCGAGGGCCTGCAACAAGCAGCGCGTTTCCTCGCGCGCCAGGCGCAGACCCGCGCCGTCGCGCTCGGGCCCGAGCAGGCGCAGCAGGAGGCGCTGGCGATCGCCGCGGTCCGCGCCGAGCTCGGCGTGGACGCGCGCGACCTCGAAGAAGGCGAGGCCGCGTGA
- a CDS encoding glycosyltransferase family 2 protein codes for MDPRISIVIPVYNEEAILHAAVVDLRERLRPFGWSYEIVLAENGSRDRTVEIAAELAAKYPEVRFFSFGEPNYGGALKRGIVEEARGELVLCDEIDLCDADFHKRAVDLLSEGSVDMVIGSKLLDGSADERPLARHAASIFYNGLLRVTLGFQGTDTHGLKAFRRRTLLPIARACVVEKDVFASEFVIRAYRHGLSIQEIPVRVKEKRPPSINLAKRVPNVLKSLAKLTWAIRIKG; via the coding sequence ATGGATCCCCGGATATCGATCGTCATCCCCGTCTACAACGAGGAGGCCATCCTGCACGCCGCGGTCGTCGACCTGCGCGAGCGGCTGCGCCCCTTTGGTTGGTCCTACGAGATCGTACTCGCCGAGAATGGCTCGCGCGACCGCACGGTCGAGATCGCGGCCGAGCTCGCCGCGAAATACCCCGAGGTCCGGTTCTTCTCGTTCGGCGAGCCGAACTACGGCGGCGCCCTCAAGCGAGGGATCGTCGAGGAGGCGCGCGGCGAGCTCGTCCTCTGCGACGAGATCGACCTCTGCGACGCCGATTTCCACAAGCGCGCGGTCGATCTGCTCAGCGAAGGCTCCGTGGACATGGTGATCGGCTCCAAGCTGCTCGACGGCTCGGCCGACGAGCGCCCGCTCGCGCGTCACGCGGCCAGCATCTTCTACAACGGCCTCTTGCGCGTGACGCTCGGCTTCCAGGGCACGGACACGCACGGGCTGAAGGCGTTCCGGCGGCGCACGCTCCTGCCGATCGCCCGCGCGTGTGTGGTCGAGAAGGACGTCTTCGCGAGCGAGTTCGTGATCCGCGCCTACAGGCACGGCCTGTCGATCCAGGAGATCCCCGTCCGCGTGAAGGAAAAGCGTCCCCCCTCGATCAACCTCGCCAAGCGCGTGCCCAATGTGCTGAAGAGCCTGGCGAAGCTCACCTGGGCGATCCGGATCAAGGGGTAG